Part of the Arthrobacter globiformis genome is shown below.
CCCAAGGCGGAGGCAGCATCTTGCCCAGTGCTGCAGCGCAGCTACGGGATTGTGGGCCTACGAGGCCAAACGCTCACGTGCGTTGTGTCCAGAGCCGGCCGGTTCAACACCGCGTTCGGGCTGGTTGATTTCGGCCCAGACTGCATCGAGTGAGAGGCCCAGGACATCGGCGATCGCAGCGATGGTCGGGAAGGCTGGGGTCGCTACGCGGCCAGACTCGATCTTGCGGAGGGTCT
Proteins encoded:
- a CDS encoding helix-turn-helix domain-containing protein, encoding MVRLPLTSAEVERGERLGALLRRARGSRSMLETALDARVSPETLRKIESGRVATPAFPTIAAIADVLGLSLDAVWAEINQPERGVEPAGSGHNARERLAS